One part of the Vicia villosa cultivar HV-30 ecotype Madison, WI linkage group LG6, Vvil1.0, whole genome shotgun sequence genome encodes these proteins:
- the LOC131613405 gene encoding uncharacterized protein LOC131613405 gives MVHPDNISRELVHLVDVSLNVEGMVVKAVDVSGDFNNRQEFYDRESMLTWICRNATNLGFDTVIGRSDNGTARRNAFVTTLCERSGKYHPPLRKFKRDGTGTRKYECLFKICSYMVASKKWRFSVICGLHNHDMCGKLQGYPSVCRLNPEEKTCINDMSLNLVQPKNILVTLKRKEPDNVSNIRWALEVCRSILKEQVEMPKASVTNRDIALMNAVEKVKPVVGTEQVETEGGKSVKPGVIVEQIMDAWTRIVNSSTKELYADSVIHFRKVYKKVESAHASLKFWLANSKGDLCRDWDTINLMIKNQHNEIQTTFGRSITVLEHRYRDNILYSQLIGNMSQARLNYIFHEVKLSVLIAQSVVALLLEREKSNISITSELEAIQERFLKADDNMKLHIKEQLQKIGYPETTDMNSQPVKTKGAPKKLKPTPNDNSTTRAPSYCEHVDKLFPDSSTPKSQKSPKSSNKGARI, from the exons atggtgcaccccgataatatctCAAGAGAATTAGTTCATTTAGTCGATGTTTCTCTGAATGTTGAAGGGATGGTCGTAAAGGCGGTAGATGTCAGCGGTGACTTTAATAACAGGCAAGAGTTTTATGATCGGGAAAGCATGCTCACATGGATTTGTAGAAATGCAACTAACCTTGGTTTTGATACGGTAATAGGAAGATCGGATAATGGTACGGCAAGAAGAAACGCTTTCGTTACAACgttgtgcgaaagaagcgggaaataccatccTCCTCTAAGGAAGTTTAAAAGAGATGGCACGGGTACTAGAAAATACGAGTGTCTATTTAAAATCTGTAGTTACATGGTGGCTAGCAAGAAGTGGAgatttagtgttatttgtggtttgcataaccatgacaTGTGCGGAAAATTACAAGGTTATCCTAGTGTATGTCGGCTCAATCCAgaagagaagacatgtattaaTGACATGTCCTTAAATCTTGTtcaaccgaaaaatatacttgtCACGTTGAAACGGAAGGAACCCGACAAcgtatcaaatataag GTGGGCATTAGAGGTGTGTCGGTCAATTTTGAAGGAACAAGTCGAGATGCCTAAAGCGAGTGTTACGAACCGCGATattgctttgatgaatgcggtggaAAAG gttaaacccgTGGTGGGGACGGAACAAGTAGAGACCGAAGGTGGAAAATCGGTGAAGCCCGGTGTGATTGTTgaacaaataatggatgcatggactCGTATTGTAAATTCTTCGACAAAAGAACTATATGCCGATTCCGTTATTCATTTTCGAAAAGTGTATAAAAA AGTTGAGTCGGCACATgctagtttgaaattttggttgGCTAATAGCAAGGGTGACTTGTGTCGAGATTGGGACACCataaatctaatgattaaaaacCAACACAATGAGATACAAACCACATTTGGTCGGAGCATTACGGTGTTGGAACATCGATATAGGGACAACATTCTTTATTCTCAATTGATCGGCAATATGTCACAGGCCAGGTTGAATTATATTTTTCACGAGGTGAAACTGTCGGTTCTGATAGCGCAAAGTGTGGTTGCACTATTACTAGAAC GAGAAAAATCGAATATCTCGATTACTTCCGAATTGGAAGCCATACAAGAGAGGTTTCTGAAGGCCGATGACAACATGAAACTTCACATCAAAGAACAATTGCAGAAGATTGGATATCCCGAAACAACTGACATGAattctcaaccggttaagacaaAGGGTGCTCCGAAGAAATTGAAGCCTACACCGAATGACAACTCGACTACACGGGCTCCTTCATATTGTGAGCATGTAGATAAACTTTTTCCCGACTCATCGACTCCTAaatctcaaaaatctccaaaaaGTTCAAACAAAGGAGCGCGCATATGA
- the LOC131609040 gene encoding uncharacterized protein LOC131609040, whose product MPPPRALPGFYFDAEKNRYFPIKNPIPGSSSKKPKVTTPKPPQTDQFQEKSKTSCRKLRNRTSKLLQIRELDGRHVSASHYCKCNFTEEFRRIRTSQPTIWKYQGTDRMCISALEHLNVDVQTLEGRFQTDVLLSGSISGSLSFSEVGRIGQNFNDGVKWMPYCMKSNIKGKEDGHSKVPGPLFRHNGASLHMSSRISCIRLGPNLAPHDASDSPIVGNALFTTLGSETSGGSVYTISLAETIDLGAGILNTWSRLEEVTSFMCTLWTAEYDYNRHRAIIGTNQGGASVDLESGTRSWFLRCKSDVFAQQIVDSGNVILCGLRNGEVVSVDFRKKRLLSSRFPEHRISHVSSDKRVGSSKLGGNIYPSHTIKMPSSISCLASLKYDDQYFLASSVDGSIKLYDRRMLQRGAVQSYEGHVNSHTQIQLGVDPDERYVMSGGEDCKLRIWSIKSGELLLEDKFSNSVLTTVCYQSFKKFKAEEENKYNYNSSLGAWLGSYEGLFYMDWL is encoded by the exons ATGCCACCACCCCGAG CGCTTCCAGGGTTCTACTTCGACGCAGAGAAAAACCGCTATTTCCCAATCAAAAACCCCATTCCCGGCTCTTCTTCCAAGAAACCTAAAGTCACCACTCCAAAACCTCCCCAAACCGATCAG TTTCAAGAAAAGAGTAAGACTTCTTGTAGGAAGCTTCGGAACAGAACGTCGAAGCTGCTTCAGATTAGGGAGTTAGACGGTCGTCATGTTAGTGCCTCACATTATTGCAAGTGTAACTTCACTGAGGAGTTTCGGAGAATTCGAACATCTCAGCCTACT ATTTGGAAGTATCAAGGAACTGATAGGATGTGTATTAGTGCTTTGGAACACTTGAATGTCGATGTGCAGACACTAGAAGGGAGGTTTCAGACAGATGTTTTGTTGAGTGGAAGCATAAGTGGCTCGCTGAg TTTTTCTGAAGTTGGAAGGATTGGGCAAAATTTTAATGACGGGGTAAAGTGGATGCCATATTGTATGAAGAGTAATATTAAAGGGAAAGAAGATGGGCATAGCAAGGTGCCAGGGCCTCTTTTCAGACATAATGGAGCTTCGCTGCATATGTCCTCCAGAATATCTTGTATAAGATTGGGTCCAAATTTAGCCCCTCATGATGCGAGTGATAGTCCAATTGTTGGAAATGCATT ATTTACTACTCTGGGATCAGAAACATCTGGTGGATCTGTTTATACCATCAGTCTTGCAGAGACAATAGATCTTGGAGCAGGAATTCTAAATACATGGAGTAGACTAGAGGAAGTAACTTCTTTCATGTGCACCCTTTGGACAGCTGAATACGACTATAACAGACATCGGGCTATAATTG GTACTAATCAGGGAGGTGCTTCGGTGGATTTGGAAAGTGGGACAAGGTCATGGTTTTTACGTTGTAAAAGTGATGTTTTTGCACAACAGATTGTTGATTCA GGGAATGTGATTTTATGTGGACTAAGAAACGGGGAAGTTGTCTCCGTAGATTTTAGAAAGAAAAGATTGCTTTCTAGTAGATTTCCTGAGCATAGGATATCACATGTATCTTCAGATAAGAGAGTTGGAAGTTCTAAg CTTGGCGGAAACATTTATCCCTCACATACCATTAAGATGCCTTCATCTATATCCTG TTTGGCATCACTTAAATATGATGACCAGTACTTCTTGGCAAGCTCTGTGGATGGATCG ATAAAGCTATACGACCGTCGCATGCTCCAGAGGGGTGCTGTTCAATCTTATGAAGGGCACGTGAACTCCCATACTCAAATACAGCTCGGCGTTGACCCAGATGAGAGATATGTTATGTCAG GTGGGGAGGATTGCAAGCTACGCATATGGAGTATAAAATCCGGGGAATTGCTTTTGGAGGATAAATTTTCTAATTCAGTTCTAACCACTGTGTGCTATCAATCATTTAAAA AATTTAAAGCAGAGGAAGAAAACAAATACAACTACAATTCTTCTTTGGGTGCATGGCTTGGATCATATGAAGGACTCTTTTATATGGACTGGCTGTGA